The following is a genomic window from Rhodopirellula islandica.
ATGGCGACCAGCCAATCGAACCGCTCGGCTTCTTCCATGTAAGCGGTGGAGACGCAGACGCTCATGCCACTGCGTTGCGCACGGATCTCATCGATCAAACGCCAGAACTGTTCCCGTGAGAGCGGATCAACTCCCGTGGTCGGTTCATCCAGGATGAGCAAGTCAGGATCGTGAATGAGGGCGCAGCACAGGCCGAGTTTCTGTTTCATCCCGCCCGACAGTTTTCCGGCAGGCCGATTGTGGAACGGAGCCAGTCCGGTCGCTTTCAACAAACGGGCGATGCGTTGATTGCGTTCGCGTCGGCCCTGTCCGAACAGTCTTCCAAAGAAGTGGAGGTTTTCCGCGACCGACAATTCCGCATAAAGATTCTTGCCCAAGCCCTGCGGCATGTAGGCCACCCGGGGGCAGACGGCTCGCCGGTGATGGCGATCTTGCATCGAGCCACCGAGCACGTCGACCTGGCCTGTTTGAATCTGTTTGGCACCGGCGATCAATCCCATCAATGTCGATTTGCCAACACCATCGGGACCAATCAATCCCACCATCTTTCCAGCGGGCAGCACCAAAGAAACATCATCGAGGGCGACCGTCTTTTTGTAACGATGCGACACGGCGGTGATTTGGGTGTCATTCATGGCAGCACCACTTCGTTCGCCTTGCGGCCGTGTCATCTTCTGAGTTCATGAGGCGTTCGCAGTTGCTTCGTCAGACTTCGCATCTTCCAACGATTCTCTGTCGAACTCGATGGCTTGCGGAAATCGTTGATTCAAACGTTCTGGCCAAGGAACATCGGGATCCAACTTCACATAGGCCACGCCTCGGACTCCGGTCTTCACCTTCTCAATGTGCTTTTTCACAAGTTCACGGGGGATTTGAACCTTCACGCGAAACATCAATTTGTCGCGTTCCTTCATCGTTTCGACTTGTTTGGGCGTGAATTGGGCTTCAGGGGAAACGAAGCTCACGGTCGCCGGGATGGTGTACTGCGGTGCAAAGTCGAGTGCGATGCGAGCGTCGGCGTGAATCGAGAGTTGAGACGTGTACTCGGACGGCAAGAAGATTTCCATGTAGATGTCGCTCAGGTCGAGCAGAGTCAGCACCTTGCCGCCTGCCGAGACAACCTCGCCCTCCTCTGCAAGGCGGTAGAGCACACGGCCATCGACGGTCGAACGCAGGGTGAAGTCGTCAAGTTGGGTTTGAATGCGTTCGATTTCAGCATCGACCGCCTCGATGGCTCGTTGCGACGTGCGGTGATGTGCTTCCGCGACCTTCAAAATGGCTTTGCCCGAATCAAGCTGGCTTTTTCGTGTGTCGTACTCTTCTTGCGATGCTGCGTTTTGAGCCATCAATTTGGCCGTGCGTTGCAAGTTTCGGTCAGCTAGCAGCAGTTCGCTTTCGTAGCGGACGATTTCAGCTTCGGCTTCTGCGAGTGATTCGACGGCTTCGGCTCGTTGTGCTTTCGCTTTGGCCATCGTGGCTCGCAGTTCAGCCGTGTCGATCTTGACAAGCGTTTGACCTGGCTTGACCATGTCACCTTCGTGAACGGTGATCTCAGACACGCGGCCAGCGTACTTGGCCGCAACATCCACCTGGACCGCTTCGATGCGGCCATTGCCCTGCACGATTTCCGCAGGCAAAGCCTGAGAGATTTGTT
Proteins encoded in this region:
- a CDS encoding HlyD family secretion protein; this encodes MSKRLLLSFLMVAAGVGGWAWWRTERAEQISQALPAEIVQGNGRIEAVQVDVAAKYAGRVSEITVHEGDMVKPGQTLVKIDTAELRATMAKAKAQRAEAVESLAEAEAEIVRYESELLLADRNLQRTAKLMAQNAASQEEYDTRKSQLDSGKAILKVAEAHHRTSQRAIEAVDAEIERIQTQLDDFTLRSTVDGRVLYRLAEEGEVVSAGGKVLTLLDLSDIYMEIFLPSEYTSQLSIHADARIALDFAPQYTIPATVSFVSPEAQFTPKQVETMKERDKLMFRVKVQIPRELVKKHIEKVKTGVRGVAYVKLDPDVPWPERLNQRFPQAIEFDRESLEDAKSDEATANAS